The sequence ACATATtatctatgatatatatatatttttttaaatatatatagagatTAGAGAGAGATACAAAAGTAATTGTGAAGGTCGCTATTGCCGCTTACCGTgtagtgttattattacttgagaaaaataatataatacatattatttcgtttttttcttttgactTTAAATCGCGACGTGGGCGTAATTGTTGGCCATTATTTACCGTGGTGACAATGAAATGTGTCCTCTCCGTCCATTCCAATCGCCCTATACTACATAAATTATACgcgatgaataaattataatatataagatacactgtgtgaaaaacaataatagataagtagtaagtacctacaACCTGCGTTGTATCTTATATGTTTCCGATTAGGTCTGcggaaaatttgttttaaaaataatttactttattacaataataggataatataataataataataataataataatgtataggtattctCGATAAAGATGATGGATATATTAAtacgcattatattttataatttatccataCATATGCTATGGGTGGAATAATTGCTGCAAGGTGATCTCGTTGAGAACGATAAACCCAAGACGGCGAATCTCTACCTGAGgcgcttattattatattataagtttctgATTTAATGAATAGGTACAAGCTACAATTTAACGagtattaataattctatactaTATGCTGgttcaatgtttaattttttacactgatattctataaaaacctaaaacgtcatattatatgatatacattgcAATTTCGACAACGTTTTGGTGCCAAAgcataaatatttgaagttcaacaaatgtatatagatatactcGTGTATCTATGGACGATTTAgaaatatgtattgtttatttaacataaaagagaaaatattatgtaaaaaatataaaatcattaaattattattgcctaatgccagtgtaatattatttatttaaaaataatgtcactAAACTTCACACAATTGCATccaacagtttttaaaataattaaaacattaccgcaaataattgaaaaacccattcattttttgttttttaaatactctaatattactataaaaaaaataatgcattaatccattaaaaacattcttattatacacacatgCCTTGTTAGGACTTCGTTAACTAATCAAGTAAATATACTATAACCATTTATGGACGACTTTATAGAAAAACGCAAATCGCGTGAGAATTGACCGTTTCGCAAAATTTCCTTACGCAGCTCATTATAATGCGTATAGATTTTAATGGTATTTGTATgacgtatttacattttaaaaacagctGACTGATGGTTAGTgactatgaatatattaattaataatcatatcgtatttttttgatttatgaaaACATTGAAAACTGTAGATCTGCGATCGCTGAGCGATGTcagtctatatattatttcatcacAACATTGGCGTAGCCAGAATTTTAAAACAGGGTGGGCATGAGGGCATGACCCACTTCCCCCCATGGCTACGCCACTGCATCTCAATATTACTTATTCTTAGTAAATATATGGAATAAAGTATTATGCTTATAGCTTATAGAGTATGTTTAAAAATGCACGAGTGGTAGGTACGTGATCTATGGACTATGACtatgacgtataataattattataatattcgtatatttatgatatgatCGTAGTTTTTCGTATCTTCGGCAAGTATACGCCAAATGGCCAAATAATCATCAGTGTATAAGCACCCATTTTTATAGTCCTATGCGGGTAATGActatctttatatattatatatattattatattccagtatttgaaatttgaaatttgacgagtataacataaaaaatatttgcctACGGCTCACATTCCGGTCAGCctcatttttttatcattattaattattatgcgcgaaaaaaaaataaaaacaatatattttacttttatttagttaaaatatatttatattattttatactataatgatCAATTATTGCATACTATATACGAATTACGACAAAAACACATTATCATGTTATTGAATTACTTTAGCTAAGAAATAAGTATATGGTGTATACTAgtatactgtttatattattatttctttgtgcgtattttttaaattttatttatcgtttttatttaaaaggttTATTTTTGTCTACACTAATTTACTATGTACCAGCCCTGCTTTTGTAGTGGAATATTCACACTGCaacgaattaaaaatatgtaaatgactagtatacaaaatatattaaatgtatttaaattttccatAAATTGTCAGTAACTTTAGCCGTTATagactatatataaattataagcttaactatatactataggtttgaaatacaaacattttttgacCACTAATGCAAAACtgtgaaaaaaaactaaaacaatattttgacatttatcgTTTGTAATTTGACGTcgtttaataatgttttgtcGAAGTTGTTCGAAATGTTCGGATAATTAACGAAACACTGTTCACGtctattatacatagtaaatacatattacatccggtaggtgtattattttttcttgttttaatgACAAACATTCGTACAAACGACTTAAGACATTTGTGTCGGTTTTCTTATTCCCAGaatttaactatataggtattatatattaaattattaaacataaagctGTGATGAAAGTGGGCGTTCAAATACACGTGTACGGAGGgggcggggggggggggtctgCCAGTGAAGTAGGTACCCATCACATATTGTAACATATTTTGTGCGCAAGATTTTCATCGCACCTATGTATATTGTGCATAGTACTTATctacatagtaaatatatacattcgtTACGCATCTATATGcaggtaaaaagtaaaaacactattatttaactatatagtcATCGTCGCACATCGTGGGCAACGACAAATCAATTTGAcagatttatacaaaaaaaaaaaatttaaactaatattagttgcttttatcaaaatacactatttttaaacacaactttcctattcaattttaagaccattttaaattgttaacatcaataagtatgtataatcCATACACATTATTGTTCGAGATGTATATCCAGTTTTAAGCAATTTAAGactataggtatactattatgtaaGCAGAAAGAGTTATGTATTATCATACGAACAAATAGATACAATGTTTGATGTATACGctagttatatttgtattaataaaaactagcaattatcaaataataccaAAGGTTGACAAGTTAATGTAAATTATCAGTTAGTCCAGTTTAAAGTCAATATCAAGAATCATAGCATAAATCGTATGATATATACTGTCCTTTTTTAACTATAGTTAATGCCAAACCAATGTCAAatactcaaatattatattatacattaagccggtatacctataaaaggattaaatcttatttatgattcattaatttcaaattacaatTCAAACTAGAATTATAAAAGGCTTAAAAATCGTAATCGTCAAAAACAATAACAGGCTTGAATAAACACATCTTTCCTTTTGTATGTTCACAGAGTGTGACGCGACTTTGGAACGACCGGAGAACCTGACGTTGAGCTGCAAACCAGATCGTTTAtacagcggcggcggcgacggagGCGGATCAGCGACAATGAAGTCGTCGCATTCGGTGGTCACGGAACCGTCCTGTAGGACGGACTCGGAAACGGATTCGGACGGTTCGAAAAACTTTGTTACGACAATGACACCTAAAAGAACCACTTCGGGCAGGACGGATGAGGTGTGCAACCGGAGCGTGCGCGACAAAATAGCTATGTTCTCGCGGGCCACGGTGGCAGGCGGCGAGAAAAAAGATTCGTCATCGTCAGCTTACTCGACGGCCTCCGCAGACTCGTCTCCGGCAGCGTCTCCAAAGGCTGTGGCGTACAGCACTCTACCGCGaaaactaccaccaccaccaccacaacaacaacaacaacaacaacagtatTCAGCCACAGCACGACCGTTATGCGACGCACCGGGGCAGCTGCAGGCTGCAGACCATCGGCGGTCGCAAAGCCTCGTCGAGCAACCGTACAGCAAATACTTTAACACGATGAACGCGTACGCGGAAATGGGACGGTCGTCGCTAAACGCTCTGATCGAACAACGCCGACGGAGCATGTCCAAGCTCAGGGGACTAGTGATACCGGAGAAAGTGGTACCGGGGTCCGGAAGCGGTTTCGGCGGCGGGAGCGGGAACGGTACACTTAGCGGTGGCAACGTCGACGAGTCGCAGCTGCATCCGGCCGCGATTCCCGATTTACCGCTGGTGATCAAAATCCCACCGTTGGAAAACGATGACGACGACACCGACGCCGCTGTGTTTTGTCCGCCCACCAAGACGTATGTCAACGAACCGACAACGGGCACGGTGACCAGACGTACTAACCCGGTGTTACGGCAGTCATTTATGGTCGTCCCTGCGCTCACGCCAGCGTCCGCGACTGAACAGCGGCGTCCGTCATCTGCGTCCAGTTCAccgtcgtcgtcttcgtcttCTTCGTCTACATCATCGTCGTTGAACTCAAGCCGAGAAGAACTCAGGCACATACACGACGAACGGTCACTGTCGTCCGTCAAGTCGTCCAATAAAGGTTCGTTTAAAGCGGACAGCGACGAAGACTCAGCGCTCAGCTCCAGTCGGTCGAGCACGTCGCTCCAACAGTATTCGCCCGCTTCATCACCACCGCCTCAATCACAGCAGCCACCACCACTGCCATCGTCgtcaccaccaccgccgccgtccAATAACGCGGCTGTCCCCAACCACAGTAGCTCGTCTGCGTACGACACCGGAAAACGAGTGCTGAAAGCCGAAAGTGTGGAAGCTATCAACCGGAAAAACGTCCTTTGTTCGGCCAGGATCAGCAGTGGAAAACCGGAACCTCAGTCAGTGTTGCCGTCATCTCCAGCCAATAGCTATGCATGCAAGACCGAATACTTACCAAATCATCATCACTATCACCAGCATTATcaccaacaacaacaacattcAGACGGGCCAGCGTTGAAATCAGCCAAGTCCGGGCCGGTGTTTGCCACCGGAACCGCGATCGTCAATAGGTACACGCACAACCGGATGTCGTCAGTGGAGTCTACGACGAGTGACGATTCGTCCATGCAATACGCAGTAAACGCCGAACCGTTTGGCAGCATCAGCTCACTGGCGTCATCCACCAGCCTGATTTCACAACAGGAACTCCAACAGCTCATCGACGACGCCAATCAAACGCTAGAAGAAAATAACAGTGGTTGTTATGGTATCGCCGCGGCCGCCACGACGCACTCGGTTGAAGTGACCGTCGTCATTCTGCACCGCGACATAGCCACTAGTAGTGTGGGCATCACGTTGGCTGGTGGTGCCGATTATGAAACGAAAGAAATAACGGTCCGTACGAAACCtatagtttacatttttattaatgttgttGTCATCACcatcattgtatttattttcgcGCCAGTGAatgcaaattatatataatttagaatacCTAAACATATAATTGTTTACGACAATGGCGAAGCGTGTAAATCAATAAAGACAGACGACACATTTATCCGGGGATAACTTTGAAGGGTATAGACACTATGGGGGATAGGAGTAGGATAATGcacatcattaattttattaatcacgGGCAGCGGCGTGCCCAGGAATTTTCGATGGGGGGGGGGATATATATTATGAGAAAAGACCGGatttaattgcattaaaaacccacaaaaattgtataattataccaaaaaatacataaaaattgcaTAGTTAATTGCAC is a genomic window of Rhopalosiphum padi isolate XX-2018 chromosome 4, ASM2088224v1, whole genome shotgun sequence containing:
- the LOC132930880 gene encoding putative Polycomb group protein ASXL3; its protein translation is MSTVAAKDFVTVVSVDGDGSGGVQTVEDSFVTVLSIGEDAAATDGLTCSVAEEVLVYRLPGERLGFGLRFDGVDTCNRLFVQSCADGSPASRTQASWGPLAAGDEIVQINGRPVNRLSRDDCVRCLKESGLVVKLHMVDGRLAVKAPPPVPPRKQKKPEPPPPIASSTLYTNAVERLFVYHGESESDDTNSSVSTVVSKCLAESSVGEDCAGDDGVLSGGSDKNCVLDRVLEPFMQLEREFSSSAAIGDDVGLYEKLVAVAEEDRLPPKPLPRKEVRPPKKKPPPPPPPLPSSPPPPAYRLPPRLVDFVHKDEPPQTVVDTAAAADDDDVFANSTNTITMPTSDEEITAEQHILKKECDATLERPENLTLSCKPDRLYSGGGDGGGSATMKSSHSVVTEPSCRTDSETDSDGSKNFVTTMTPKRTTSGRTDEVCNRSVRDKIAMFSRATVAGGEKKDSSSSAYSTASADSSPAASPKAVAYSTLPRKLPPPPPQQQQQQQQYSATARPLCDAPGQLQAADHRRSQSLVEQPYSKYFNTMNAYAEMGRSSLNALIEQRRRSMSKLRGLVIPEKVVPGSGSGFGGGSGNGTLSGGNVDESQLHPAAIPDLPLVIKIPPLENDDDDTDAAVFCPPTKTYVNEPTTGTVTRRTNPVLRQSFMVVPALTPASATEQRRPSSASSSPSSSSSSSSTSSSLNSSREELRHIHDERSLSSVKSSNKGSFKADSDEDSALSSSRSSTSLQQYSPASSPPPQSQQPPPLPSSSPPPPPSNNAAVPNHSSSSAYDTGKRVLKAESVEAINRKNVLCSARISSGKPEPQSVLPSSPANSYACKTEYLPNHHHYHQHYHQQQQHSDGPALKSAKSGPVFATGTAIVNRYTHNRMSSVESTTSDDSSMQYAVNAEPFGSISSLASSTSLISQQELQQLIDDANQTLEENNSGCYGIAAAATTHSVEVTVVILHRDIATSSVGITLAGGADYETKEITVYKVLTGSPADKDGRIRKGDRILSINGKSMKGITHRESLAILKAPRSEVVLVISRCKSDTTTESIGPLQSSDIMTSAKNDVIANRVFGPLTKIELSKDGSGLGFSLEGGKNSPTGDQPLTVKKIFTGGCAEQCGQILAGDELVSVNDIDVTGMSRTEAWNLMKRLVNGTVTLCIRHVV